The region CCCTGCACGGAGAGGAAGGGCACAGCCCGGGCGGACAGGCTGCCTGTGAGGCCCACCTGCCTCGACCCGCCCCCCAGGCTCCCCCtcacctgcccctgccctgcccccaggcCGCCACCTGTTTGCGGGCACAGAGCTCACGGACCTGGCCGTGGGCTGCATCCTGCTGGCCGGTTCCCTGCTGGTGCTCTGCGGCTGCCTGGTCCTCATAGTCAAGCTGCTCAACTCTGTGCTGCGTGGCCGCGTGGCCCGGGCCGTGAGGACAGTCATCAATGCGGGTGAGGGCATGGGAGGAGGTACGGTGGCCAGGGCTAACCCGGCATCCCCCCCAGACTTGCCCTTCCCACTGGGGCTGGCTTGGGGGCTACCTGGCCCTCCTTGCGGGCGCCGGCCAGGACTAACCCGGCATCCCCCACAGACTTCCCCTTCCCGCTGGGCTGGCTCGGGGGCTACCTGGCCCTCCTCGCGGGCGCCGGCCTGACCTTCGCACTGCAGAGCAGCAGCGTCTTCACGGCGGCCATCGTGCCCCTCATGGGTGAGCAGGCAGGACAGGGGCCTCTGGAATGGGGGCTCGGGCTGGGGCCCTGTGGTGACCCCCAGTTCCCCCAGGGGTCGGGGTGATCAGTCTGGACCGGGCGTACCCCCTCTTACTGGGCTCCAACATCGGCACCACCACCACGGCCCTACTGGCCGCCCTGGCCAGCCCCGCAGACAGGATGCTCAGCGCCCTGCAGGTACTGCCCCCCACGGTCCCGCTGCCAGAACTGGCCGGCTTCCTCTCAGCCCCACagacaggcatgtgtcaccagcCTGGGGGTCCCAGGCTGGATGTGCCCCCACCTTCCCGGACCCCTTCCCTGGCCACCAACCTCAGCCCTGCTACTCCGTCTCCTTGGACCCCACGGGTCCTGCGCACATTTCACATCCACCCTGCGCCTCCTCCCGTGAGACCTcctcatttccacattttctcaGCTCTTTGCTGTGCCCCTGGGGGCCTACCCCCGGAGTCTCAGGGGGCTCCAAGCCCCTCTATTCCAGCACCCTCAAAtgctctcccccaacccctgctccCTCAAGGAGCAGCCACTCACCTCCAGCAGGTCCCCATCTGGACGACCCTCCAAGCCCCATCTGCAAAGGCTGAGTCCCACCGGTGCTGGGCCCTGCCCTGGCACTGCCCAGGCTGTGATTCCACCTCCAGGACACTTCCCCCAGTCTGAGCCCCCAGCTCTGTGCCCCACCCCCAGTCTCAGTTAGTCCAGCTGGTTCTCCCTCTAAAACAGCCCGTCTGTGGCCTGCTGCTCAGAGGCCCAACAGGTTCAGTTCCCGAAACCCCGGGTTATGCTCCGCCGCCGCTGACAGGAAGAGGCAAGCGCAGCGCCCCCTGGAACCCACCCTTATTCTTGCCTCTGCCCTGTCTCTGTCCACTTAGACCCTCCCGGTGCAGGGTCCTGCTCCACCCCCTGCAGGAAGCCCTCCAGACTGCACCTGTGTGTGGACTCCAAGTCTGGCAGCCCCTGGAGGGGCTGTGTGTTCTCCCCTCCTGTGGCCCTGTGCCTCCTCCCCCCAGGGCATGGGCTGTGCAGGCTCAGCACACTGGGGGCTGAGGAGAAGGGGGTCTCTTGGCAGGAGGCACAGGCAGAGCCAAGTCGGAGGGTGCTTCCCCTGGTGGGTCCCCCTTGAGGGCAGCAGTGATGCAGTCGGCGCCTGGGGGTGCTGGGCTGCAGCTCCCAGGAGTGTGCGGGAGGCGTGTGGGGAGCGTGTCCTCATCTGGCCACAGTCCGCCCCCCAGACGGCTATCTCAGCCGTGGAGCGAGATGAATTTTGAACTTAGGGCCCCTTCTGTAGGGTGGAGGAGGGCAGGATTCCTGGGCCCCGGTGACCCCACCTCGTCGGGCCCAGGCCCCTGACAGCCCCCTCACCCCCAGGTCGCCCTCATCCACTTCTTCTTCAACCTGGCCGGCATCCTGCTGTGGTACCTGGTGCCTGCACTGCGGTTGCCCATCCCGCTGGCCAGGCACTTCGGGGCGGTGACTGCCCGTTACCGCTGGGTGGCTGGGGTCTACCTGCTGCTTGGATTCCTGCTGCTGCCCCTGGCGGCCTTCGGGCTCTCCCTGGCAGGGGGCACGGTGCTGGCCGCTGTCGGGGGTCCCCTGGTGGGGCTGGTGCTCCTCATCATCCTGGTCACTGTGCTACAGCGGCACCGGCCGGCCTGGTTGCCTGCCCGCCTGCGCTCCTGGGCCTGGCTGCCCCTCTGGCTTCACTCTCTGGAGCCCTGGGACCGCCTGGTGACCCGCTGCTGCCCCTGCAATGTCTGCAGCCCCCCGAAGGCCACCACCAAAGAGGCCCACTGCTACGAGAACCCTGaggtcttggcctcccagcaGTTGTGAGGGGCAGTTGCTGCGCAGACCACCCCACCCTCCCCGGCTGGGAGGGCTCTGGAGGGCCTTGGGGGAGGGGTCCCCATGGCAGCTGACCTCCGGtcacctgcttccccttcagtGCAAATAAACCACGCTGTTACCTGGGGTGGCAGTCCTCACTCCCCTAGACAGGGGCCTCCTGGGCACGTGGGGGAGCGGCCCGATGCTGCCTCCTGGTGGACGCTCCGGGGTCTGGGGCTCAGGCACAGGAGCCCGCCCATCCCGGCGTGTGTTTCTCAGGGCGGCCGCTGGGGACAGAAGCTCCCAAGGAATGGTGGGCCTGGGGGGTGGGGACTTCCCACAGTGGGAGCTGGTACCCCTCCTGAGGGTGCAGGGGAGAGCCCAGCCAGCAGGGAGCAGGGCTGGTGGCGCGGGGTGTGGGGGACCCCGGAGCCCCTCTCTCTCGGCGGAGGTCATGGTTGGGGTGCGGCTTGGAGTCCCATCAGGTGTGTGGGGTGTGAGAAGGGACCCCAATGGCTTGGAGGGCTGGGTGGTCCCAGAGGCACCCCCTGTCCGTCTGCCCTCTGTGTCTCTCAGCCAGTCCTGGGCTGGGCCCCTCGGGGACGCTTCTCCACAGGGCTGGGCCACCACAGGTGCTCAGCTCCCAGAACACACCAGGAGGCCGGTCTCGccgccaggctggggtgcactgaGGCCTGGCACTGCCAtagagaatgagaccctgtcccgGGAAGGCCTGTCCGTGGGGTGGGCCCAGGAGGGCGGACAGCACCCATGGGGAGGACTTGTGGGCCAGGGTCCCTCCCTCCACTGTGTGGTCGAGTTTCCACACAGGAAGGCTTGTCCGCCGGTGAATGGGTAACTGGACACCTGGGAAGTTGGCAGGGTTGGGGGGGGCTCCTGCCACCTCTAGCCCAGAGCTGCCCACAGCCCTAACCCAACCCCCACTCCCACCAAGGGAAGAAAGCTTTGGGTTACCCTGGAACTGGAGCATTCAGTCAGGCACAGAGACAGGTAGGGGAGGGGCCGGCCCCGTCAGGGACAGGTCTAGTTTGCTCATTTCTGAGTCTGCTGCTGTGGCCAGTCACGTTCTCCCATCCAGAAATTCAGCCCTGCAGCCCTGATCTCTTCCCGGAGCCTCCCAGGATTGCCTGGTCAGACCCCACTAGGGGATAGGGGTGCAGCCGCTCAGGAAGACGAGGCCTGAGGGGGCCCCATGGCCATTTCTCCTCTGTGGCTCTGTCCTTTTCCACCCTCAGATTCCTTTAGCCTCCGCTCATGACGGAGGCCCTCTGTCCCCTTGGCCCCCAGTCTTCCCTAggtcctctgccccagccacccctcaaactcctaggcctCCTGGGCCTTGATTTCACCCACGGAGGGAGGTGACCACCTGCTCTGGGAGCCGCGGGGCCTCGGGGGTGGACTCGAGAGAGAACGGGACCCCCAGCAGCTGGAGCTTTGGTTCCCACAGCCCTGTGATTCTTGGACACCCCTGTGGACCTGACATCAGCCTCATGGAACCGTCTGGCAACCATGTAGGGAACAGGCTTGACTAACCCCCTGGGGAGACTGAGGGGCCCGGGAGTTCCCCTGCCCTTTGGGGGAAATCAGTGAGGCCCTTGTGGAGAGGGGGAGGAAGCATCCCATGCACCTGTCCTTCCAGGGCAGGTGAGGTCTCCCACAAAGGCTGGGCGCCGGGTCCTTTAAGGCCGCCAATACTGTCTGCCTGCTGCCCCTGCCTGGCCGTAACACACCCTCCCGCTGGGACCATGGCCACCGGTAAACAGAGCTTTTGTTGTGGATCCTCCAACAGCTGCAGGAGGCGCAGGAGGGCAGGCACCCAGCACTCCCACAGCCACGCCTGCCCCGCTTCCCTGCCCTTCTGGCCCTCCTTGGACTGTATCCTGCCTGGCCATGGACCCCAGGCCCCAGGAGCTGATCCTCCTGCCCCATACTATCCTGCCTCTCCATCCTGCAGCAGGGCACCTTGGCTCAGGGTAGGGACCTGCAGAGCCTCCCCCAACCAGTTTTGTGCAACCGGGGGAGCTGCTGTCCTTGCTGGGCTCAGGCCCAAGCTTCAGGGTGTCTACTGCTGTCTTGTCCCCAGCCAGTGTCCACCTCACCAGGGCAATGCCAGGGCAAAGCGGGCCAGCTGGTGCCATGGTGAGCTCTGGGGCTCTCACCTGGGCAGGTGACACCTGTGAAACAGGGGTGGCACACTGACCTCCCAGCCCTGTGGGCACTGGTCACACGAAGCAGAAGCCTTTACCAGAGAGGGGTTGGGAGACTCTGACAAGGTGCAGGAATGCCACACACCTCAAAGAGCAGCCTCAGTCGGGCGCTCTGCACAgctcactggggaaaaaaaacccagagcttctccttcctcccctttgTGACAACTCAATGTTATGAGGTTTTGACATGTCCCTGACTACTGCCTGGATAGCTGAGCTACTCTGCAGGACCCCAGGATGCCCTGGGCACTAGGAGAACCCTCGGATGGCTGGCAGCAACCTGTGCATCCCTCAGGCCACTGCAGGACCCAGTCCCTCTGAGGGTCAAGGCCTGTGTCACAGTGGTCGCTGGAAGCCAGGCCCGTCTTCCTGGACTGATCTGTGGGGAAGGCCACCCTCCTGGACAGGATGGCAAACTGGCAACAGACCCCCGAGGGGTGAGCACAGCTGCAGGCCCTCACCCCGGAAGGACAATGCTGATTCCCGTGCATGCTCTGGTGCTGCGTATCCCGACTTTCGGTATCGCATACTATGTGGTGAAGACAGAGGTGCGGTCCCTCCaggaacagaaaaatacataagCAGATATTGTTTCCAAAAGCCTTCAATTGGGAGACAGATACCCAGTGGCCAGAGCACAGAAGACTCTCAGGGCAGACCTGAtagtgtaatttatttaaaatgctacaaaaatacagccagatgcagtggctcacgcctgtaatcccagcactgtgggaggccgaggcgggtggatcacaaggtcagtttgagacgagcctggccaagatggtgaaaccccatctctactaaaaatacagaaattagctgggcgtggtggcgggcgcctgtaatcacagctactcgggaggctgaggcaggagaaacacttg is a window of Piliocolobus tephrosceles isolate RC106 unplaced genomic scaffold, ASM277652v3 unscaffolded_14486, whole genome shotgun sequence DNA encoding:
- the LOC111532969 gene encoding sodium-dependent phosphate transport protein 2C; this encodes MGVGVISLDRAYPLLLGSNIGTTTTALLAALASPADRMLSALQVALIHFFFNLAGILLWYLVPALRLPIPLARHFGAVTARYRWVAGVYLLLGFLLLPLAAFGLSLAGGTVLAAVGGPLVGLVLLIILVTVLQRHRPAWLPARLRSWAWLPLWLHSLEPWDRLVTRCCPCNVCSPPKATTKEAHCYENPEVLASQQL